From the Streptomyces pluripotens genome, one window contains:
- a CDS encoding response regulator transcription factor, translating into MPRVLLIEDDASVRAGIELGLRRRGHDVRTAPTGEAGLAAIGEFHPDLLLLDLMLPGMNGVQVCRRVREAGQLPIIMLTARGDDFDVVVGLEAGADDYIVKPARTEVIEARVRAVLRRIEEPAGRADVEFHGDLAIDRVALNVAKAGQRLSLAPSELKLLLYLSAAPEQVFSRQQLLEQVWEHGYHGDARLVDACVRRLRNKIEDVPASPRYIQTLRGFGYRFGPL; encoded by the coding sequence ATGCCCCGTGTCCTGCTCATCGAAGACGACGCCTCCGTCCGCGCGGGCATCGAACTCGGCCTGCGGCGCCGCGGGCACGACGTACGCACCGCCCCCACCGGGGAGGCCGGGCTCGCCGCCATCGGCGAGTTCCACCCGGATCTGCTACTCCTCGACCTCATGCTGCCCGGCATGAACGGGGTCCAGGTCTGCCGCCGGGTGCGCGAGGCCGGCCAGTTGCCGATCATCATGCTCACCGCCCGCGGCGACGACTTCGACGTCGTGGTCGGGCTGGAGGCCGGGGCCGACGACTACATCGTCAAACCCGCCCGTACGGAGGTGATCGAGGCCCGTGTCAGGGCCGTACTGCGCCGTATCGAGGAGCCGGCCGGCCGGGCCGACGTCGAGTTCCACGGCGACCTCGCCATCGACCGGGTCGCGCTGAACGTCGCCAAGGCCGGGCAGCGCCTGTCCCTGGCCCCCTCCGAGCTGAAGCTCCTGCTGTACCTGTCGGCCGCGCCCGAGCAGGTCTTCAGCCGTCAGCAACTGCTCGAACAGGTCTGGGAACACGGCTATCACGGCGACGCCCGCCTGGTCGACGCCTGTGTACGGCGGCTGCGGAACAAGATCGAGGACGTGCCCGCCAGCCCGCGCTACATCCAGACCCTGCGGGGATTCGGCTACCGCTTCGGGCCGCTGTGA
- the murJ gene encoding murein biosynthesis integral membrane protein MurJ — MSQTPGPPVNGSAATATAEPAEPAEPAEPARPVLRSGALMAAGSLVSRATGFGRSAVIAAALGVGSVADGYAVGNTVPNIVYTLLVGGALNAVFVPELVRAAAEHEDGGEAYTDRLLTACTAALLLITAGTVLAAPAIVAAYTGYGGAQAATTVAFARACLPQIFFLGLFTLLGQVLNARGRFGAMMWTPVLNNVVVIAVFGLYLATAATGRTLTTGQTALLGWGTTAGIVVQTLALLPSLHAARFRWRPRFDWRGSGLSRPLRSAGWLVLLVLTNQVAYWVVTRLATQAGQRATAEGIDGGAGFSAYGNAYLLWVVPHGIVTVSLVTALLPRMSGAAAGGDLAGVRRDVSYALRTTAAAVVPAACVLGAVAGPAMAVVFQYGRTGADDIAVMAGALTAFAPGLIAFSGQYVLSRAFYAMSDTRTPFLLNLVIAGLNAGLSTVACLLLPARWAVTGMAGAYSVALCAGWAVTAYVLDRRLSGPGRRAVWRSPTAAAQARLLPAAALAILLGHLASTRLAFLGPLAATGAGTAAVLAAFALSARPLRLAEVEAGLGAALGALRRLRK; from the coding sequence GTGAGCCAGACACCCGGCCCGCCGGTGAACGGCTCGGCGGCCACCGCCACGGCCGAGCCCGCCGAGCCCGCCGAGCCGGCGGAGCCCGCACGGCCCGTCCTGCGCAGCGGCGCGTTGATGGCCGCCGGCTCCCTCGTCTCCCGCGCCACCGGCTTCGGACGTTCCGCCGTCATCGCCGCCGCGCTCGGCGTGGGGTCGGTCGCCGACGGGTACGCGGTCGGCAACACCGTCCCCAACATCGTCTACACCCTGCTCGTCGGCGGTGCCCTCAACGCCGTTTTCGTTCCCGAACTGGTCCGGGCCGCCGCGGAGCACGAGGACGGCGGGGAGGCGTACACCGACCGGCTGCTCACCGCCTGCACGGCCGCCCTGCTGCTGATCACGGCCGGCACGGTGCTCGCAGCGCCCGCGATCGTGGCGGCGTACACGGGGTACGGCGGCGCGCAGGCGGCGACGACGGTCGCCTTCGCCCGCGCCTGCCTGCCGCAGATCTTCTTCCTCGGCCTGTTCACCCTGCTGGGGCAGGTACTCAACGCCCGCGGCCGGTTCGGCGCCATGATGTGGACGCCGGTCCTCAACAACGTGGTCGTCATCGCCGTCTTCGGCCTGTACCTGGCGACGGCCGCGACCGGCCGGACCCTCACCACCGGCCAGACCGCGCTGCTCGGCTGGGGGACCACCGCGGGGATCGTCGTCCAGACGCTGGCGCTGCTGCCGTCCCTGCACGCGGCCCGCTTCCGCTGGCGGCCGCGGTTCGACTGGCGGGGCAGCGGGCTGTCCCGGCCGCTACGCTCGGCCGGCTGGCTGGTGCTGCTCGTGCTCACCAACCAGGTCGCCTACTGGGTGGTGACCCGGCTCGCCACGCAGGCGGGACAGCGCGCGACGGCGGAGGGGATCGACGGCGGGGCCGGGTTCAGCGCATACGGCAACGCGTATCTGCTGTGGGTCGTACCGCACGGCATCGTGACCGTCTCGCTCGTGACCGCGCTGCTGCCCCGCATGAGCGGGGCGGCGGCCGGCGGCGACCTGGCCGGCGTGCGGCGGGACGTCTCGTACGCCCTGCGGACCACCGCCGCCGCCGTCGTACCGGCCGCGTGCGTGCTCGGCGCGGTCGCCGGGCCGGCCATGGCGGTCGTCTTCCAGTACGGCAGGACCGGCGCGGACGACATCGCGGTCATGGCGGGTGCGTTGACGGCGTTCGCACCGGGACTGATCGCCTTCTCCGGGCAGTACGTCCTCTCCCGCGCCTTCTACGCCATGTCCGACACCCGTACGCCCTTCCTGCTGAACCTGGTCATCGCTGGGCTCAACGCGGGCCTGTCCACGGTCGCCTGCCTGCTGCTGCCCGCGCGCTGGGCGGTGACCGGCATGGCCGGGGCGTACTCGGTGGCGCTCTGCGCGGGCTGGGCGGTCACCGCGTACGTCCTCGACCGCAGGCTGTCGGGACCGGGTCGGCGGGCGGTGTGGCGCTCGCCGACCGCCGCCGCCCAGGCCCGCCTGTTGCCGGCCGCGGCCCTGGCCATCCTGCTCGGTCACCTGGCGTCCACGCGTCTGGCCTTCCTCGGCCCGCTCGCTGCGACGGGCGCGGGCACGGCGGCAGTCCTGGCGGCCTTCGCCCTGTCGGCCCGCCCGCTGCGGTTGGCCGAAGTGGAGGCCGGGCTCGGCGCGGCGCTCGGTGCACTGCGCCGCCTCCGCAAGTGA
- a CDS encoding lipid II:glycine glycyltransferase FemX — MSALLATAGCGRQETRLGPVSPEAYRAFLASRTGSNLAPSFLQCPSWAAVKDGWQAQLLGWGPRFGDGTGELSGVALVLLRQLPGTRRYFAYLPEGPVADWSDPDLDGWLDPLLHHLRAAGAFAVRIGPSPAYRRWDAPGLKAGVGPGRRVTDVLAREVDPLGAAVAERLRARGWRRCGGDEGDGDAQPRHVFQVTLAGRTTEDLWTGLNQEWRRNIRRAAKSGVAVTVGGSAELSEFHRLLRITEERDGFRLGRSLEYYQRQYAALNAEEPGRMRLYLARHRGEILAAHTMITVGRRVWYQTGASADHRREVRPSNALQWRMMLDAHALGAEVYDMRGVPATLAPEDRSFGLLRWKLGTGGQVVETLGEWERPLGGTANHTLYRAFQMYLARR; from the coding sequence GTGTCAGCGCTGCTCGCGACGGCAGGCTGCGGCCGGCAGGAAACCCGGCTGGGGCCCGTCTCCCCCGAGGCGTACCGGGCCTTCCTGGCCTCACGCACCGGATCCAACCTGGCCCCCAGCTTCCTGCAGTGTCCGTCCTGGGCCGCGGTGAAGGACGGCTGGCAGGCCCAGCTCCTGGGCTGGGGACCGCGGTTCGGCGACGGCACGGGAGAGCTGAGCGGAGTGGCGCTCGTGCTGCTGCGTCAGCTCCCGGGCACCCGAAGGTACTTCGCCTACCTGCCCGAAGGCCCCGTCGCCGACTGGTCCGATCCCGACCTCGACGGCTGGCTCGACCCGCTGCTGCACCACCTTCGTGCCGCGGGCGCCTTCGCCGTGCGCATCGGGCCGTCGCCCGCCTACCGCCGCTGGGACGCCCCCGGACTCAAGGCGGGCGTCGGCCCCGGGCGGCGGGTGACCGACGTACTCGCCCGGGAGGTCGATCCGCTGGGCGCCGCGGTGGCCGAACGGCTGCGGGCCCGCGGCTGGCGGCGCTGCGGCGGCGACGAGGGCGACGGTGACGCCCAGCCCCGCCACGTCTTCCAGGTAACCCTCGCCGGGCGCACCACCGAGGACCTGTGGACCGGCCTCAACCAGGAGTGGCGGCGCAACATACGGCGGGCGGCGAAGTCGGGCGTGGCCGTGACGGTGGGCGGGTCCGCCGAACTTTCCGAGTTCCACCGGCTGTTGCGGATCACGGAGGAGCGGGACGGATTCCGCCTCGGCCGCTCGCTGGAGTACTACCAGCGCCAGTACGCGGCGCTCAACGCCGAGGAGCCGGGCCGGATGCGGCTCTACCTCGCCCGCCACCGGGGGGAGATCCTGGCCGCCCACACCATGATCACGGTGGGGCGCCGGGTCTGGTACCAGACCGGTGCCTCCGCCGACCACCGGCGCGAGGTCCGCCCCTCCAACGCCCTGCAGTGGCGGATGATGCTCGACGCCCACGCCCTGGGCGCGGAGGTCTACGACATGCGGGGCGTGCCCGCCACGCTCGCCCCCGAGGACCGCTCGTTCGGGCTGCTGCGCTGGAAGCTCGGCACCGGTGGACAGGTCGTGGAGACGCTGGGCGAGTGGGAACGGCCGCTCGGAGGCACCGCCAACCACACGCTGTACCGGGCCTTCCAGATGTACCTGGCCCGCCGGTGA
- a CDS encoding L,D-transpeptidase — MSQLSHIRAGAVTTAVTAVLLTTALSACSSEAPAAQDAKGGGRRSGGAATITVTPHGTRAKAGEPIEITAHDGTLSSVTVTDTHGDRLAGRLAGDGRTWTSDRNTRPGTAYRVSAATRTADGTKGEARTSFTTRAAALVNKVDWRPGSGTTVGVAQPISLVFDRPVRNKTAVEKQLKVTTSNGTEGSWGWLKDWSGKDRVDWRPKEYWQPGTEVTLNAGLNGTDSGPRGGWFVRDYQVRFTIGARQVVKVDLDRDRLTLQRGGRTVRTFPVSGGTPGPETGSWRGTEVVMAKEGTIRMNSETVGLGKAYNSMVDYAIRLTWSGTYAHAAPWNAAYFGRANKSHGCIGMSEADAKWLYAHVRVGDPFEVEGAQTKGRVALNNGLGDWNAGWEQWRRLSALG, encoded by the coding sequence TTGAGCCAGTTGAGCCACATCCGCGCCGGCGCCGTCACCACGGCCGTGACGGCCGTCCTGCTCACCACCGCTCTCTCCGCCTGTTCGTCCGAAGCCCCGGCCGCACAGGACGCGAAGGGCGGCGGGCGGCGGAGCGGCGGGGCGGCGACGATCACCGTGACGCCCCACGGCACGCGGGCGAAGGCCGGCGAACCGATCGAGATCACCGCCCACGACGGCACCCTCAGCTCCGTCACCGTCACCGACACCCACGGCGACCGGCTCGCGGGCAGGCTGGCGGGCGACGGCCGGACCTGGACCTCCGACCGCAACACCCGGCCCGGCACCGCCTACCGGGTCAGTGCCGCCACCCGCACGGCCGACGGTACGAAGGGCGAGGCCCGTACCTCCTTCACGACCCGGGCCGCCGCACTGGTCAACAAGGTGGACTGGCGGCCGGGCAGCGGCACCACGGTGGGTGTGGCCCAGCCGATCTCCCTGGTCTTCGACCGTCCGGTGCGCAACAAGACGGCCGTGGAGAAGCAGCTCAAAGTCACCACCTCGAACGGCACCGAGGGGTCCTGGGGCTGGTTGAAGGACTGGTCCGGCAAGGACCGGGTGGACTGGCGCCCCAAGGAGTACTGGCAGCCGGGCACCGAGGTGACGCTGAACGCCGGGCTGAACGGCACCGACTCGGGACCCCGCGGCGGCTGGTTCGTCCGCGACTACCAGGTCCGTTTCACCATCGGCGCGCGTCAGGTGGTCAAGGTGGACCTCGACCGGGACCGCCTCACCCTGCAGCGCGGAGGCAGGACGGTGCGCACCTTTCCGGTCTCCGGCGGCACGCCCGGCCCGGAGACGGGTTCCTGGCGCGGTACGGAGGTGGTGATGGCGAAGGAGGGCACCATCCGGATGAACTCCGAGACCGTGGGCCTGGGCAAGGCGTACAACTCGATGGTCGACTACGCGATACGGCTCACCTGGTCCGGCACGTACGCGCACGCCGCGCCCTGGAACGCCGCCTACTTCGGCCGGGCCAACAAGAGCCACGGCTGCATCGGCATGAGCGAGGCCGACGCCAAGTGGCTGTACGCCCACGTCCGCGTCGGCGACCCGTTCGAGGTCGAGGGTGCGCAGACCAAGGGCAGGGTGGCCCTGAACAACGGCCTCGGCGACTGGAACGCCGGATGGGAGCAGTGGCGCAGGCTCAGCGCGCTGGGCTAG
- a CDS encoding amidohydrolase — MSLESESGLPGDVLPGVLSESLHTELVGFRRDLHMHPELGNQEFRTTAAIKERLERAGLRPRVLATGTGLVCDIGFAEGEQRPAVPLLALRADIDALPIPDTKTDCPYRSTVPDRAHACGHDVHTTVVLGTGLVLADLHAKGLLPRPVRLIFQPAEEVLPGGAMGAIEDGALTGVGRILAVHCDPRVDAGRIGLRHGPITSACDRLEIALDGPGGHTARPHLTTDLVTAAARVAVDVPALVARRVDTRAGLALTWGRIESGHAPNVIPQHAELSGTVRCLDLEAWRQAPDIVHAAIDEVATLHRAKSEITYVRGVPPVVNDRESTELLRRAMAARRGRDSVESTEQSLGGEDFSWYLEHVPGAMARLGVRRPGERTVRDLHQGDFDADEYAITVGVEMFTAAAFLDAPPAQG, encoded by the coding sequence ATGTCCCTAGAGTCCGAGTCCGGCCTCCCGGGGGATGTGCTCCCCGGTGTGCTGAGCGAGTCCCTGCACACCGAACTCGTCGGCTTCCGCCGCGACTTGCACATGCACCCCGAGCTGGGCAATCAGGAGTTCCGTACGACCGCCGCGATCAAGGAGCGGCTGGAGCGGGCCGGGCTCAGGCCCCGGGTCCTCGCCACCGGAACCGGACTCGTGTGCGACATCGGGTTCGCGGAGGGTGAGCAGCGGCCGGCCGTACCCCTGCTCGCGCTGCGAGCGGATATCGATGCCCTGCCCATTCCGGACACCAAGACCGACTGCCCCTACCGGTCGACCGTGCCGGACCGGGCGCACGCCTGCGGGCACGACGTGCACACCACCGTGGTACTCGGCACCGGTCTCGTCCTGGCCGACCTGCACGCCAAGGGGCTGCTGCCCCGCCCGGTGCGGCTGATCTTCCAGCCCGCCGAGGAGGTGCTGCCCGGCGGTGCCATGGGCGCCATCGAGGACGGGGCGCTGACCGGAGTGGGCCGGATCCTCGCCGTGCACTGTGACCCCAGGGTGGACGCCGGACGGATCGGGCTACGGCACGGCCCGATCACCAGTGCGTGTGACCGGCTGGAGATCGCGCTGGACGGGCCCGGGGGGCACACCGCTCGCCCTCACCTGACCACTGACCTGGTCACCGCAGCCGCCCGCGTCGCGGTCGACGTGCCCGCACTGGTCGCCCGCCGGGTCGACACCCGGGCCGGTCTCGCCCTCACCTGGGGCCGGATCGAGTCGGGCCACGCACCGAACGTGATCCCGCAGCACGCCGAGCTGTCCGGGACGGTCCGCTGTCTGGATCTGGAGGCCTGGCGGCAGGCCCCCGACATCGTGCACGCGGCGATCGACGAGGTCGCCACGCTGCACCGGGCCAAGTCGGAGATCACCTACGTGCGCGGGGTGCCGCCCGTCGTCAACGACCGGGAGTCGACCGAACTGCTGCGCCGGGCCATGGCCGCCCGGCGTGGCCGGGACTCCGTCGAGAGCACCGAGCAGAGCCTCGGCGGCGAGGACTTCTCCTGGTACCTGGAGCACGTGCCCGGTGCGATGGCCCGGCTGGGTGTGCGCAGGCCCGGCGAGCGTACGGTGCGTGATCTCCACCAGGGGGATTTCGACGCCGACGAATACGCGATCACGGTCGGAGTGGAGATGTTCACAGCGGCGGCCTTCCTGGACGCTCCTCCGGCGCAGGGCTGA
- a CDS encoding BMP family lipoprotein — protein MRRVAKLSAASIATAALALTATACGSTSSDNASSSSSSGGGKGVKIGLAYDVGGRGDRSFNDSAARGADKAKSEFGGSVKELTAKTSDTEADREQRLSDLADAGYNPIIAVGYAYAPSMTKVAAKYPKTSFGIVDSVVNAKNVDSITFTEEQGSYLAGVAAALKTKKDHVGFIGGVDVPLIKKFEAGYVQGVHDTNPKVKVDTQYLSHGSDTSGFASPDKGKEAAQGMLDRGADVIYSAAGSSGNGAIEAVHGVKGAWAIGVDSDQYNIPGLAKYKNSILTSMVKNVDVGVYDFIKSVHDGKPLTGTNTYSLGKNGVSLATSGGFINDIQSKLDAAKQKIVNGDIKVKTTP, from the coding sequence GTGCGCCGGGTAGCCAAGCTTTCCGCTGCGTCCATCGCGACCGCAGCTCTCGCACTGACTGCCACTGCATGTGGCAGCACGTCCTCGGACAATGCCAGCTCGTCCTCCTCCTCCGGTGGCGGCAAGGGCGTCAAGATCGGTCTCGCCTACGACGTCGGCGGCCGTGGTGACCGATCCTTCAACGACTCCGCCGCTCGCGGTGCCGACAAGGCCAAGAGCGAGTTCGGCGGCTCCGTCAAGGAGCTGACCGCGAAGACCTCGGACACCGAGGCCGACCGCGAGCAGCGCCTGTCGGACCTGGCGGACGCCGGTTACAACCCGATCATCGCCGTGGGTTACGCCTACGCGCCGTCCATGACCAAGGTTGCCGCGAAGTACCCGAAGACCAGCTTCGGCATCGTCGACTCGGTGGTGAACGCCAAGAACGTCGACAGCATCACCTTCACCGAGGAGCAGGGCTCCTACCTGGCCGGTGTCGCCGCCGCGCTGAAGACCAAGAAGGACCACGTCGGCTTCATCGGCGGCGTCGACGTCCCGCTGATCAAGAAGTTCGAGGCGGGCTACGTCCAGGGCGTCCACGACACCAACCCGAAGGTCAAGGTCGACACCCAGTACCTGAGCCACGGCTCGGACACCTCCGGCTTCGCCAGCCCCGACAAGGGCAAGGAGGCCGCGCAGGGCATGCTCGACCGGGGTGCCGACGTGATCTACTCGGCGGCCGGCTCCTCCGGTAACGGCGCGATCGAGGCCGTCCACGGCGTCAAGGGCGCCTGGGCCATCGGCGTGGACTCTGACCAGTACAACATCCCGGGTCTGGCCAAGTACAAGAACTCGATCCTGACCTCGATGGTCAAGAACGTCGACGTCGGTGTCTACGACTTCATCAAGTCGGTCCACGACGGCAAGCCGCTGACCGGCACCAACACCTACTCGCTCGGCAAGAACGGTGTCTCGCTGGCCACCAGCGGCGGCTTCATCAACGACATCCAGTCCAAGCTGGACGCCGCGAAGCAGAAGATCGTCAACGGTGACATCAAGGTGAAGACCACCCCGTGA
- a CDS encoding ABC transporter ATP-binding protein, with product MNASSPPAAVELRGITKRFPGVVANRDIDITVRTGTVHALCGENGAGKSTLMKILYGMQQPDEGTITVNGEQVVFHNPGDAIARGIGMVHQHFMLADNLTVLENVVLGAEKLYGIGGKARARIMEISGAYGLNIRPDVLVEQLGVADRQRVEILKVLYRGAKTLILDEPTAVLVPQEVDALFDNLRELKAEGLTVIFISHKLGEVLSVADEITVIRRGTTVGTVEPEGTTPKQLAELMVGSELPTPETEESTVTDVSMLQVDGLHLAMTDLDGVERIILDQISFTIHKGEVLGIAGVEGNGQSELVEAIMGMRHPDAGVITLDGKDVSHIPTRTRREAGVGYIPEDRHRHGLLLEAPLWENRILGHVTERPNSRGPLLDIRGARTDTERIIEAYDVRTPGIDVTAASLSGGNQQKLIVGREMSHSPKLLIAAHPTRGVDVGAQAAIWDHIREARREGLAVLLISADLDELIGLSDTLRVMYRGRLVADADPATITPEELGSAMTGAAAGHLEHTEDDER from the coding sequence ATCAACGCGTCCAGCCCTCCCGCTGCCGTCGAACTGCGCGGCATCACCAAGCGTTTCCCCGGCGTCGTCGCCAACCGCGACATCGACATCACCGTCCGCACCGGTACCGTTCACGCCCTGTGCGGTGAGAACGGTGCCGGAAAGTCCACCCTGATGAAGATCCTCTACGGCATGCAGCAGCCGGACGAGGGCACCATCACCGTGAACGGCGAACAGGTCGTCTTCCATAACCCCGGCGACGCCATCGCCCGCGGCATCGGCATGGTGCACCAGCACTTCATGCTCGCCGACAACCTCACCGTGCTGGAGAACGTCGTCCTCGGCGCGGAGAAGCTGTACGGCATCGGCGGCAAGGCACGTGCCAGGATTATGGAGATCTCCGGCGCGTACGGCCTGAACATCCGCCCCGACGTCCTCGTCGAGCAGTTGGGCGTCGCGGACCGTCAGCGGGTGGAGATCCTCAAGGTCCTCTACCGGGGTGCCAAGACCCTCATCCTGGACGAGCCCACCGCCGTCCTGGTGCCGCAGGAGGTCGACGCGCTCTTCGACAACCTGCGCGAGCTCAAGGCCGAGGGCCTCACCGTCATCTTCATCTCCCACAAGCTGGGCGAGGTGCTGTCGGTCGCCGACGAGATCACCGTCATCCGGCGCGGCACCACCGTCGGCACCGTCGAGCCGGAGGGCACCACGCCCAAGCAGCTAGCCGAGCTGATGGTGGGCAGCGAACTGCCCACCCCGGAGACCGAGGAGTCCACCGTCACGGACGTCTCGATGCTCCAGGTGGACGGCCTGCACCTGGCGATGACCGACCTCGACGGCGTCGAGCGGATCATCCTCGACCAGATCTCCTTCACCATCCACAAGGGCGAGGTCCTCGGCATCGCCGGCGTGGAGGGCAACGGCCAGTCCGAGCTGGTCGAGGCGATCATGGGCATGCGCCACCCGGACGCCGGCGTCATCACGCTCGACGGTAAGGACGTCTCCCACATCCCCACCCGCACCCGCCGCGAGGCCGGTGTCGGCTACATCCCCGAGGACCGCCACCGCCACGGCCTGCTCCTCGAAGCACCGCTGTGGGAGAACCGCATCCTCGGTCATGTCACCGAGCGGCCCAACTCGCGCGGCCCGCTGCTCGACATCAGGGGCGCACGCACCGACACCGAGCGGATCATCGAGGCGTACGACGTCCGCACGCCCGGTATCGACGTGACCGCCGCGTCGCTGTCCGGCGGCAACCAGCAGAAGCTGATCGTCGGACGCGAGATGAGCCACAGCCCCAAGCTGCTCATCGCCGCGCACCCCACCCGCGGTGTGGACGTCGGTGCCCAGGCCGCGATCTGGGACCACATCCGCGAGGCCCGCCGCGAGGGCCTGGCCGTACTGCTGATCTCCGCCGACTTGGACGAGCTGATCGGGCTCTCCGACACCCTGCGGGTGATGTACCGCGGCCGCCTGGTCGCCGACGCCGACCCTGCCACGATCACCCCCGAGGAGCTGGGCTCCGCCATGACGGGTGCGGCCGCCGGCCACCTGGAGCACACAGAGGACGACGAGCGATGA
- a CDS encoding ABC transporter permease has translation MKKLTSRIDKERLVLGLAAPLLALVAAIVVTALVILATGKNPGPAFHDMTTYGFASDSQVYVLNKATTYYLSGIAVAIGFRMNLFNIGVDGQYRLAAFFAAVLGGALTAPGWIAVPLIIICAMATGALWAGIAGVLKVTRGVSEVISTIMLNAIATAIIGYLLQPGKLGELQQGGTLVSTKPLPSSSYFFNIDTGPAGVLYGFIFIAVLVGLAYWFVLGRTRFGFDLRTVGQSDTAASASGVGVKKMVATSMIISGAVAGLVGMPTLLNESHQYDNSFPVGIGFTGIAIALLGRNNPVGIALGALLWGYLERTTNHLEMQGYDKEILGVIQGVIVLCVVIAYEVVNRYGLKRQQQRVGAELAAQAAAATKNQEVA, from the coding sequence ATGAAGAAGCTGACCTCACGGATCGACAAGGAGCGGCTGGTCCTCGGACTCGCCGCGCCGTTGCTGGCCCTCGTCGCCGCGATCGTCGTCACCGCCCTGGTGATCCTCGCGACCGGCAAGAACCCCGGCCCCGCCTTCCACGACATGACGACCTACGGCTTCGCCAGCGACAGCCAGGTCTACGTCCTGAACAAGGCGACGACGTACTACCTCTCGGGTATCGCGGTGGCCATCGGCTTCCGCATGAACCTGTTCAACATCGGTGTCGACGGCCAGTACCGGCTGGCCGCGTTCTTCGCCGCCGTCCTCGGCGGGGCGCTCACCGCGCCCGGCTGGATCGCCGTCCCGCTGATCATCATTTGTGCCATGGCGACCGGCGCCCTGTGGGCGGGCATCGCCGGTGTCCTCAAGGTGACCCGGGGCGTCAGCGAGGTCATCTCGACGATCATGCTGAACGCGATCGCCACCGCGATCATCGGTTACCTGCTGCAGCCCGGGAAGCTGGGTGAACTCCAGCAGGGCGGCACCCTCGTCTCCACCAAGCCGCTGCCGTCGTCCTCGTACTTCTTCAACATCGACACCGGTCCGGCCGGCGTGCTGTACGGCTTCATCTTCATCGCCGTGCTCGTGGGCCTCGCGTACTGGTTCGTGCTCGGCCGCACCCGGTTCGGTTTCGACCTGCGCACCGTCGGCCAGTCCGACACCGCCGCCAGCGCGAGCGGCGTCGGGGTGAAGAAGATGGTCGCCACCAGCATGATCATCTCGGGTGCGGTGGCCGGTCTGGTCGGTATGCCGACCCTGCTCAACGAGAGCCACCAGTACGACAACAGCTTCCCGGTCGGTATCGGCTTCACCGGCATCGCCATCGCGCTGCTCGGCCGCAACAACCCGGTGGGGATCGCGCTCGGCGCCCTCCTGTGGGGCTATCTGGAGCGCACCACCAACCACCTGGAAATGCAGGGTTACGACAAGGAAATCCTCGGCGTCATCCAGGGCGTCATCGTCCTGTGCGTCGTCATCGCCTACGAGGTCGTGAACCGCTACGGCCTGAAGCGCCAGCAGCAGCGGGTCGGCGCCGAGCTCGCCGCCCAGGCCGCCGCCGCGACGAAGAATCAGGAGGTGGCGTGA